A region of the Ostrinia nubilalis chromosome 21, ilOstNubi1.1, whole genome shotgun sequence genome:
TCTGATAGagcatgtacctacttatattactTTATTCATCACATTAAAGTACGAGCCGACATCGATTATTATTCCTTGGCCTTGAAAATCAATGTAATGATAAGGTTTTAGGAAAACGTGGCCCCCCAACTTCAATTTAACATAAAAAGATTACATCATAGTAGGTATTCAACACCTCGTGCTTAATTAGTTTTGGCGAAATTATAGCTATAAGAAATAACTTGAACCTTAAAATTTAAcatagttacctacttactttattGGTTACGATAGGTGTGGCCTTACCTATCGTTTGGCTCTCTCTAAAATGTGCAAATAAAAGATGACAGAAAATCGTCATAACAGCACTTTTAAATACTGATAAATCACACCCATATTCAATCGATGGAAAATTATGAGAATGTGGTAACTTATATCTACGAGTTTAAGGAgaaatatttctattttcatGGATGAAAAGTCATTTGCTAGAAAGGCTCTGAatattatctatctatctataatataCCTACCATACATCACATGTAATAGGTACTGTCTAAAAGCATGATGTCCATCGCatcagtaatttttttttcagcatTATCTTGTCTTTAGCGGAAACCTACACAAGGCACCCGTTAAagacatttaaatatttaggtattCCACTGTTGTCAACTTTAAATCAGCGATTAACTAAGATGACTttataaatcaaaatattaagctatttttggcaaaaaattTGGGATATTTTTATTGGACTTAAGTTGAAACCCGATCTATCTTCCAAACtattgaatattttatgtatggGCTACCAAATGTTTTGTGCATGATGGGTAAATAATATaactaaacaaaaataattttaaattcttaCCTGTAATCGTAGTGGGGTGTCCCATTATATCTCCAACGAAATTTACGAGCGAAATCAGGAGAACCAAAAACATATCTACAGTATGTTGTCCACGTTTCAAAAATctagaattaattttaaataattaatttattgaaggCATGACTTGAAGCGAGCACTTCTTGGAGTGATCTGGTTGACTGTGAGCAAAACGTTGATAATGAAAATTCTTATCACTATCGATCTGAGTTACgcgtaatattatttaaacctaATTATATCGAAGATATCTGACGTTAATCAATACAGTTATCTTTTACGGTAATTTGTAGAGCAACAGTTAATGGTTTTTTCTTATTGTTGGATTTATAGCGATTAGATCCGACCTTTTCTTGAAGGACGAACTGATTGTAATataggtattttaatttaattgcaaagaattcttatttttaaactttgatCGAAATATcgaaaaaagtatattttaaattatctCAAATTGTCTTTGAGCACATagcaatgtttttatttttgagaGACATTATGAAGCTTCAAAAaactatgatttatttattttactattctAGCTCAGAATAGTATTCTAGTAAAGGTgattctttcatacaaatatttatcattttaatataaattgtTAATGTTACGTACCTAGTAGCCTCTATGTAATTATTTCTCCTCAAAAAACTTTCAAGCTTGTATTTGGATTTAGGTAATACACTGCACAATTATCTGAAGTCAATGCAAGTATCGTCCACTTTTCACACGCTAGCACCAAAGTTCGGACGCCTTTTGTTGCCGGACGCCACTCAACGCTCAGTTTTTACTTACTACTAAATTACTCTAACTGGTATACAGTTATTTATACAGCCATTGAAAGCGAGGGAACTCCCCTCGGACTGTGATCAGGTCAAAAAGCGGCGAGAGTAACTTGCACtcataaaatattgtcattttGGACCAAACTGGTTCTACTTTACACGTGTATGttaataatataacattattaaTTCATCATTGCATGAGATTATTAGTTTTTTGTACAGcgcaaaaaaattatattaatttattctgCGCATTACGTAGCTATTATATTATCAATCACTGTTTTTCTGAGTCTTATCAGTCAGacttaatacaataaaaacagtCTTAATTAAAACACATCAGtatgatattaataaaattccatAAACGTTTCCTGTACTTTGTTCCCagattgtttataaaaaaaaagagaacTTAAAGGTGAGTTCTAAATTAGCTACTCTCAGGGATTAATCTACTTTTACCAATTGATTTAGTGTCATGGGTTGAACAAGAGATGGAATAAGTTTAACTAATCGTTTGCTGTTTCTATTACTTTATCCACGCTGGTCAGACGGGTTACGGAGGCTTTAGACGTATGGTTCCGACATCGACACAGCAGTAATAGGTAAAGGACGTCTTTTGTCTATCAGTGGTGCAAATCTTTCATTTATACAATACCAAAAATATGCGAATTTagtgaattaaataaaataaaaagtcccaaaagtataataatttattaaattacttaataatacttataccaaaaataattttaattataatttaatcatttttaagtATTGTTTCTTTCTAATATGACAGAAGTTACTAGCATGTCTGACTATCCGTAAATGCCGTAAGTAACtaataatacgagtacctacgtaAATCTTTGAAACTTGACATTGATTTTGGAATATTAGTAATTCAGactttaaatagttttttttaaattaatttatagcCGACAGCACATCAGCTGCTAACACTGTAGCATCTACATATTTGTTGTTTTAGACGCTCGCCTGAACAATCGAGATCTctcttaaaacatttttttgaatgCAAATAATATGTGGGTATTAATACTAATTCAAATAATCagtccttttttatgaaataataatcatcataaGTTGCATTCCCCCTAATAACCTCTTTAACTTTCTCCGATATTTCTTTCAGGTCTAGCAGGTCTTCGCTCGAAGCCGGGTGCGGTGAGTAGTGTTTCCACGTCTGGATCTCTCCATACAGTGCGTCGCCAGGGCACTCTGTTGGGCCCACTTGCCTGTGGCCAATCAGTTTGTAGTCGGGGCTGATGTAGCCTAGTTCCACTCCTGCGGCTATCAACGACTTGGTAGTTTCAAGCTGGTTCTCTGGCGGCAGATCATCTGTAAACGTGAAAAAGAACAATGATTTTCAAGTCCGTAAAAGGGTAGGTAGATGACACAACTTTATGAGCTGTTAAATTATGACTCTACCGtagattttgttttgtattaaagGAAACTTTGACACCTACActaatttaaaaatcaaaaatcatttTTCAGGGCTCGTAATAAACTTGTTTTTTAAGTCCAGGCGGGCGAAGCCGCatgcaaaagctagtttatattTTAAAGATCGTTTCTAATACGGTTCGTAAGATCATCATCTCATTATCAAATATCGATCAGATATTGATGGGATAGGGAATTCCATCAAAATGGCGTAATAATATTAAGATTACgataaaaataagataaaaagcGTCATTACATCGCAAGATTGGTAGAGTATCGATAGAATCTGCTAAAGatctaaaatgtttttaatgaacGTGGTATACTGTAAGTAAagtaactaaattaaaactttttacaCCAGGCAGTTTGCCAACAgggagagatggcgggagattcGTGCACTGAGCTGTGTCCGCCTCTACAATCGACGTGGACACCTTAATGTGACTACgagtttgactttgactttgactttgagggCTCGAGCTCTACCAAGAATGAAACGACTGAGAGTCAAAGCATATTGGCGCCGCACCGCTCGTCACTAGCGCGAAGTCGTGTGCCCGACACGGCCACACCCgaccgcaacgcatcgtgtgctttggctcttagggCGCCTTCAAATTAGACGCGTGAGGAAGCGCTGCAGTGACAGCATTGTGGCGCGCTTGCTGCACCACTCatagttttcatacaattttaaatacgCAGTTGCAGCGCCATTACCAAAGTGACAATGTGACAAAGACGTGCTGCTGTCTGATATTGTATGAAAACTAGTAGTGGCGCGGCAAGCGCGGCCAGTGGCGTCACTGCAGCGCTTCCTTGCGTCTAATTTGAAGACGCACTTAGAAGAAGAGGAAGAAATGAAAACAGAAACTTACGTCGCCAATCCCCTATGACGCATATCCCGAGGCTGACGCTGTTGAAATGAAGCGCGTGCGCACCCAGGGCTTGCCAGCCGCGGCCTTCGTACGCCATTCCATCGCTGCCCACTGCAAAGCTGGAAACGACCAATGCTAaattaaagtacggccaacgagaagcgataccaaatgtaaacaaacccaatgtcatgttcatttggaatagcaggggtttgactttgacatattttggcgggagaacgagacattacaaCAAATatacaagatgggaagagacagaatacatagattgtcagttcgacagtcgaatcgaccttttgtaggtatcgctgctagttggccgtacctACTTTAGATTGACCTCCAGGCAAAGTAGCATTTTGATAGAGACATTTtgtagccacgatagccgaacggtgaatgggtcggactggccgactcgagatccgaggaacgcgggttcgaatcccatcgCCGCCGCTCgtctattgtggtgagcccactcgtaacacaaacttatttagcttaacacgaggggctaacgggactattagtaatttgtgcaatttgCAATCGGTTCGGTCGTAtctttatataagtgacgtcaaAGATTTTCATCAAGGGAAATGCCTTTTCGCGACAGCTTTCGATAAGTGCGTCAATTGATTAATCGAATTGAATTATCaactactttatttatgaaaatgccACACTAAACTGCATCATTTGATATCAGTTGTGATTGCGGTGAAATACCCGTTTAGCTGCAATAAAAAGAATACAGTTTTGGCAAAATTGATAAGTCAGCTACTAATTTTTACTCCATCTGCATTATTTTGGGGAATCTCTATCTTAACTTTGGTAGCAAAGAAGTACCTGTCTCCTCTACTAAATATACACGAGGAATGTAATGTTCATTTCAATTGTCTTTCctaccaaataaaaaataggcTTACTTATATCCAATGTCCCCCCAATTCTGCCCATCCATATGCATGTCCTGCATGGTTCTCATGGCTCTCCTGCACTGCTCTCCGTTCACACAAGCGGCCGGGCTGTAGGAGTGGTGGATGACCACATATGGCACGGGGGTAGGCAGGGGAAGGGTCAACTTTGGGACCCTAGCGTGCCACTCGGAACGGGTGACGAAGGGGAAATTGTAGGAGTGTAAGTCAtctgaaaaatattacaaaagatTTATGTAAAGGCGAAAAACGGTGTAGGTGTCGATGGTCAACTCGAGATCCGAAGGAACGGTAGTACCTATAAAACCCTCCGcgcgccgctggactattgtggcgACAGTAACACAAGATTATTAGCTTATCACGAGGGATTATGcgatacaaattaataatattctttattaaaaaaaaccctgttcttgaaataatttactatacgagtacctactttacGTTAACTGCCCAGCAAACATCATGTtggatataaaaataatttacctaaGGAAAACTAAAATGAAAAACCTAATACTTTTAAGTACGTACGAGTATAATCCGAGTGTGATACAAAAAGAACATTCATTTGTGAATCTAAGGGGTTCCCAATGCATGACATTTTAATTTACGATTTTGGTTTCACGGTTACAGTTGACATTTTAGTGTAattaacaaaatgaaaaataaataaaaacatcgttctattttaattgaattaaatattCGCGTACCTACTTTTCGGTTCcaataaaattcacaaaattgtATTCGAAGTACCTATcaaaatacactcggcatcaaataaatcgcacctcccgtgacaagcactttcaaacgtatgaatccccacttcccaccaatattgatACCATTTGAAAGTCTATAGTTCTAAACTTTTTTTACCCCAGAAATGTGTCTTTAACTCTTTAGTAGGATCCAGAGTCTCTTCTTAAAGCGACAGGTAGTTACGCTTAAGCTAACTTTTGTGGcaataaaactgtaaaattgggattaatcgctatccatctgttaaagaggacacataagatcattatttggttttaaccacaaaaattggacTAACTGGTCCCAGAGTGAGCCCGAAATGAGGCCTTTTTTCAAATCACGTTTATAAATGGTACCTgttaaatgtttataaaaaagtataatgtgtttttaattaagtttatttattgagctttcaaataacaccaatattgttggggcaccatgattgtgtcagaagaaaatctttaaagtaattgtcacgggaggtgcgatttatttcaCGTCGAGTgtattactcaaaaatattataaatgaataCTGGCAGatgataaacataatttaaaactaaaattaatattaaacttaCCTGTGCATACCGGCAGCGGACCCGGCATCTCGAAAAAAGAAATTAATGGTATCCGTAACTGTTTACACTAAAACACTAACTAATGAAGATTGCGTTCACACTAACGTAAACAACTGATAGTCGCTATGCACAAGTGCTCCCTTATTACACCAGGTTATATATGAGTAAGTTTCAGATAAAACCATTGTTATCATATCGATCTAGCTGACTGGGGAAGTATCGACATGATTTATTATAGTCAGTCAAAGCTATCAAACGATTTTTATCTAGCCCGGGATTTTTTTAGCGCAATGATTTCTTTATGCAACTGCATCATATAGTGACGGATATCTAAATATAGCTTTGGAtgctatttataaaatattatcctATTATCCGATGCTAAGACCCAAGATAATGCACGATTACTCAAAAAGTACCGATTCACTTTTGTCGTAAGGCCAACCTTCAGGAGAACTGGTAGACAGCTATTGGAAGagaagtatcatcatcatcatctcagtcataggacgtccacggctgaacataggcctcccccaatgcttttcaggttgcccggttggtagcggcctgcgtctagcgccttcctgctacttttatgatgtcgtcggtccaccttgtgggtggacgtcccacgctgcgttttccggtaagtACGCGGTGCGTTTCggtaaagtcgctgacatagcccaacggattagcaagctgaagtggcaatggacagggcatatagtacCCAGAaccagaactgacggccgatggggcagcaagattctggagtggagaGAAGCCTATCATTTTGTTGCAATCCATTAAACACTTTTTCAAAATAGCACATATTACATTCTACACAAAGATGTCTGTTAAACTTGATGTCGTATGTCGTAGTAGAGCTAAATATGCAATTTGAATAGGTTATTTTTATCGAAGATGGGCGTGAAATCGGACGTCATATTTTTGGCAACCGTATCCTATCGGATGCAAACAACATACAACAAATTAAAAGTTCGGTGGCGCGAGTACTTTTGTCTTTACACCAGCAGAGTTAAGTCAGCGTTAAATAGTTTGTACACCCAAAAAGtcgccaaaaagttgacaataccttatttcaataataaacaaagctgtgttgcgaactttttggatactttgggtgtcacgaactatttgacgctgactgtattcGTATTTCGGGTTAGTAGTACGTAGTTCATACGTTTTGTTCATACGTATGATCTCATTATCTTAAATATAAACTATCCAGTATGTGTCCATTAGGGTTGCCATGCCAGACGTCTGGATAGAAAAGGACATAAAGGCTTTACGAATGATTATTCGGTCGAATACGACAGTGGCCGACTGATTtactgagggctgagtgtgagccTACATCAAACGTCCGCACTggtgtacaatccgtcatacatttaatgtcattttttacgcgctcactagtgagcccTTTGATGACTTGCCTCATGTTGATAACACAATAAGAATACTTTTTGAGATACTCGTACCTTAATGTCCGGCAACAAAAATGGAAAAGTATGTTAACTTTCAAGAACATATTTTTTTCACttaattttgttacaaattcaaattcaaaaacgtttatttgctaaaaacacagtaatacagggtgacaatattaaaataggATCATTAGTACATACAGAAGTTATTTTAAAGAGTTGGATGACTTTTCAGTAAGTCATAGCAGAATGCACACTTTTATTACATCAACTATCTATTATTAATAGAGTAAAATAAGGTAAAACTGCTAAATAGTCCTACTTTTCTATTTAAAGACCTGGAAACCCTACTATCGCGAGGGAAGTCCCTTCATTTTGGATCTCATCCAAAAAACTTGATTATAACGCCATTTATTAAAATCATGTGGCCGTACCCGTACCTATATAAGGCAATTTTATATTTAGTGATTATGTAAAACTCATTAGAATCATGTCTGAAAAAAACTGAAAGCGGTATTTTCTTATCATTTTAAGCCTAGCCGAGACGCAGATCATCGATTTTTCGcaggccgatagtttagtcgggcagttgattagtatgggcatgtatggaagtgcgcacattagaccgattgatttttcatacaatttagaatcgggcccaagtatcggccgactaaaaatcggtggtatGCTCCTAGGCTAATTCAATGAAAGATTATTTTGTAGATCTTAAAGGTTACAGTAATATGCATAATGGTGACATAAGTAAGGGCTTAGGTAAGTATGTCAGTCAGTTCATTTCTCGGTTTCTCAATATTGTTTCTTAACTTtaactacatacctacttaggtactcTTGGTTTTTTCTTCTTCGTTGCTACAGTCTTGGCAGAGCTTTTGTAGTCGCCTGGGACCATAGACTCAGAAATTATGAGACAACTTAGGTATGACTGTATGACATACCTACATCTAGacacatagctgggcaccgttaatcaaatagttaacttcgttaatcgttaaaccgttaataaaaaaattaacttcgttaaacgttaaaacgttacatttcacaagatttaacgcaagttaacgttaatcgttaatccgttaacacatgataataaaacgaaaaaaataattgtatgcaaggttcaaataatttcgaaagcttgtatcgcgcatggaatttattgcTCTTTttcagggttccgtagtcctgacaaggaacccttatagtttcgatatgtctgtctgtctgtccgaggttttgcttggaaactattggcactagggagctgtaattttgtagagatatgtatattaatcacgccgacaaaacggtaaaataaaattttgaaaaaaaaattttttagggtagctcccctacatgtaaagtggggatgaattttttttttcatcttcgaccccatcgtgtggggtatcgttgatAGGTCTTAAAAAATGGCTTAGGGTTTCCTAAGACTtttttccatttagggatctgtttgcaaattattaaagtttaaagtgccaatttttgttcgagtagggcgtccccctcccctctaaaaactaaactgttggcttgaaaaatctggaaaaattcgtgATAATACTGCtattcatgaactttcaaggaaaactatagcggttaagatacatcaatTAGTTTGAGAGTAATAGTTATTTAACTCaagtattacaaaatttcttaactagtgaaaattccttagaaatatataattatgtaaagtgatactgtggtaacgacggaccactacggaaccctatactgcgcgtggcacgacacgcacttggccatttttttttttgtttgcgctacaagctttcgaaattatttgaaccttgcataagtacaattatttttttcgttttagtacaactgcatttcagaacaaaaggttgtttttaaaaaagctttttaattattataattttattttacactttttagtgccttggttcaattacaataagtgctcgaaaagacaaatccagcaaacccaaactcgataagtttccaccgtttcgtttaggaataaggccacctcctgactccatcatcaggacccttgacatcatctagtactaaagtgctcgaaaagacaaatccaacccaaattcgatgcggtgccgccgtttcatttaggagttcctatggcacctcatgactccatcatcagaccagctcaatggtaccataacattgcattgtcatcgtacttacataagtataccaaatttcagctcaatcggttggagGAAagctggtcttaaattcagttgcaagagttgtcccacacatacctactaacaagtgtcgttagtgatctggttacaaaaactgttgttttgggttctggaagttctaaAAGCCCGAACATGCTTGACAGAACGTGTTTTTCAGCGTgattttggtaaatagtaggtactggattaacgattaacggactttgGATattttaacggaagttaacgagtccgttaacatttttttaagttaacttaaaagttaatccgttaatataaatgttaacttcgttaattatagattaacggattaacgagttaatgcccagctatgtctAGACACGCCGTAGCGTGTCAGCCAAGTTCGAGTAAGTAACAAAACCTGTGGAGCATAAAATCaactacatatttttaaatgaaagtaCTGCGTTTTGTAAACATTCTACTTAAATGTGCATACGGGAAATTATGCATCCTTTTAGATAAATGTTTGTATGTCAAACATTGTTGTCTCTCATTTTCAAGTGATTAcagtagtaagtacctacacaaaTAGCACGTCAAGCGTTCTATTTAGACCTTGAAACTACTATTATATTACTTGCGGAAAAAGAGCTAATTTTTCAGTGCTTGGTGTAACACTGTATGTATTTAAGGCattatgatatattttttaaattatgtaggtattgttTAATAAGTGTAATATACttataaattaaagtaacaataattgtattaatattttatcgTAATTTCCTGTGATGGATTCCACCCCACGGCACCGACATAGTCcagtaaaattttattgtcGCCTGATAGGAGTGGTACCTAGGAATACCTATCTTTCGTGAAATCTGGTAGTTCTGATTTTGGCAGACTAGTTTCAGATGTACATCCCGGtcaagctaactgcgcacctggcggccgtgacgtcacatcgacgctctggtacgaacggggcgaacgcgggaaGGTGTGCCCGATGATTAATCCAAGTTTGCTACATTCAGCGCCGAACGCaacgtcaaaaatttaaaaaaccaGCGCGAGCAGGCTGATGACCAaagtgcttatttattaaacttatgATCATTATCCAATCACCTTTAGCCATGTGTcggcatttttatttattttcattttgcgGTACATTTGAGCAGCAAATGAAAAACGGGAAAAGTTGTACTAGTCCAGTCATTTCGTTCAAAATAATGTGGAAAGATTAAGTGTCAATTTTCCAACTACCAAGTGACTGAACTATGCCTATTACCTATTCAAATCGTGAGTGAGTCGGACtttcatatttaaaatacagGCGTTTTTAAGGTTGCACTTTGCTTACCCTTGAATCAGAATTTAAGTAAGTACCCGTAGAGAGTTGATTACTACCTATTATGCGATGCAACAGAAGGCATTTCagaaataatatcatttatttcatATCACCCTATCAAGGGCTTAAGCATACCaatgaaatattttgaaatgtcTTGCCtcatataattatgttattaaagatattatttttcttaaagATGCTGCAAATAATTGTACCTTAAGGGTAAGTACCGCCATCGTCGTATGAGTCATGTACACTTGGGTATGCCTATTTACCTACCGTGGTGTAGTAGGTAAAGGTCGAGATTAATTAATACCAtagtaaaggtcatagcagacttatcaactcggaaagggaaaaacaccgtatcgcctttcgcgtgctgtcaaccgcgaggcgaggcgtttacgttacggtgcggattacgcccgtattcacaaacaatgcttgcttaagtgaaacagcaaatcgaacgcatagcattgaatagagctctgtgattggttcatgtgtcaccctgtgcgtccacgcgcactgtgaaacctcatagtaaagtttgtgaatacgggcgacaaCGCCCCTGTGTGCGTTGCATTTGCATggagtatggagtttcatacaaagaatactgaccgcctccaGTTGATACGGtgacgatccctttccgggttgttAAGTGTGCTATGTTCTTAAGTAGGTATGTCAGCTGAGCCACATTAAATTACGACTTTGAGGTGGGATGTAATAAGGTAAGAATGTGTTGCtaaacaaatcatttatttgataATCAGCAAATATTAGGCTAGATAAACTAGATATAACTCTAAAAATACAAAGTTATATTATGATTCGATCAACAGGAACTATGTGACGTCCGAACTCTAGTATGTACATACTTAAACTAAATTAGCAAAGTAAACAGTTTAATTCGCAATTgtgtcataaaattaaataagtaggaaTAAATGAGTAGCATTATAATTCCTCTTTGGCTTTAACATGTAGaggtataattaaaattataattcatAGGGTTTTTTTCTTACTATTACAATTGCGTTAAGTGGTCTGACTTGCCTTCCAAATTCCAAAAAAACATGTTGTCAAAAAAACTACACGAGTATTTGGAATGTCAATCCTAAACCTACGAACTAAAACCTAATTCTTAACCTCTTCAAATTTGGGCATGAAGTGGTCCCATGTAGAGATGTGTTGGTACAACGCCCCGCCGGGGCATTCGGTGTTCATGACCTGTCTATGCCCCACCAGTTTGTAGTCCGGGCTGATGTAGCCCTCCTTGATGCCAGCCTTGATGAGCTCCTTGGCGGCTTCCAGCTGATCTTGAGGTGGCAGTTCAGCTGTAAAAATATACTTGGTTAGTCTATGTTCTAGAAGTTAtagcctaaggctgagttgcaccacctaactttaacctaactataatgataaccggtgtttttatatggagtttgacagacttttgacgtttgttatagttaaagtaagatggtgcaacccagcctttatAATTTATCTACTTTCGTTACAGATTTTGATTCGTCAAAGTCGCATCTACTGTTATACTTTTAATAGATGCGATTTTGTAACTTTGTGATTTTTACCGGAAAACTAGACTCGCAGAAATCTCGATACTGAaacttttattactttataaTCGCAAGAAACCTAGAAGTAgttcag
Encoded here:
- the LOC135082268 gene encoding peptidoglycan-recognition protein LB-like: MPGPLPVCTDDLHSYNFPFVTRSEWHARVPKLTLPLPTPVPYVVIHHSYSPAACVNGEQCRRAMRTMQDMHMDGQNWGDIGYNFAVGSDGMAYEGRGWQALGAHALHFNSVSLGICVIGDWRHDLPPENQLETTKSLIAAGVELGYISPDYKLIGHRQVGPTECPGDALYGEIQTWKHYSPHPASSEDLLDLKEISEKVKEVIRGNATYDDYYFIKKD